The following proteins are encoded in a genomic region of Variovorax paradoxus:
- a CDS encoding autotransporter outer membrane beta-barrel domain-containing protein, with the protein MNKTFRSIWNEALGAWVAASEVSAARGKKSSGTVLAAGLLAAVAYGGASSAWAANECGAVAVGGTVICNGDGTPVGDANPNTTGIAYGTDGITVIVDGTAAPFTITPVTAPTTANGVYSGGGGTGNRRIEVNGPVTINVTTPAGNPVSGAAWAVLANSLASGAGGDASIVINGANITSKGENALGVATSVVGSGNATSILNSGSISTTGTQGSGVGLFAETHGIGTATVTVNGGSISTGTAAGGSHAAYALARGNGNAVATMTGGTATTQALNNSVVVAQTLGSGIASATISGGTATTNGASSTVIAVGSGSGDAIASQTGGTVIANGAGGVGLASLATGTGAATASMTGGSIATQGSNGYGIWAEVLNSASTAAATATMDAAASTITTTGTSGSGIYARNDGDGTATATLLNGRISTAGTYGYGLYAGTLGAGNAVASSSAGTSIQTSGTDGAKGILAHAMGTGNATAMNGGTVLTTGASGIDGNFGVYALATGGSANAGNTGTITTGGTFGYGVYAVTTGNGTATATSSGAITTNGPYSTGIGAHVDNFDSSKHGTAIATLQAAGTVATNGSPYGIGVFADVMGYGDAIATNQGAIATKGQFANGTAARVLYGAGDATAVNQGTISTTGIAAQGIQAAVDQGAVGNATALNTGTVTTVGQDSVGISANVGTVTSTSTATVIMNGGTVSTSGSSASGIVSSNAGLGLAAVQMNAGTVAATGLNADGLRAASAGGTYQVDVTGGSLTSGSGLAAAIHTTAAAGGTVNIGAAATVNGAASGIAIRDGDFAQTGTDTLGGNAVVTTAGTVTGDAILGLGNDSLALTGGRFSGNIYGDDRVASAADGNDSFTWTGGTLSGGFYGQNGSDTALVSAAGYNGSQVLDGGDDVSAADGWVDKLTLQGVTATAGGDTLRNWETITLDNTRLTLAGAPLVVGAGADAGGAPLGLFIQPTSSVFMGQPAFSVTGDVHNAGLIDLRNPAGTPGNLLSLYGNYAGANGIVRVNTALGSDASATDKLVVNGNTSGTSRVLVTNAGGAGAATINGIQVVQVTGTSSEGDFTLAAPVQAGAYEYGLHRGGRTDGDANSFYLSSVYNTPKPVPGVPSPAPVPVPAPEVLRPAVAGYVMGQVATQELGLGLLGSLHKRVGEQQTLKWDHCGCDDKAPADQLWMRLHAQRLDLDGKRQFGFEQEMQYVQLGKELAVRYSGDAADKSRSHTGLTAGYGRTSTHFSDRRRGDAGMGYDTGKMKGQMATLGAYHTRYADNGSYLDLVGQLHAVQNKYTDKYGGEGTQKGTGAGLSVEVGRPWQIGESQWLIEPQAQLSYQATRYRGFADNVSTVDGFTSQSLRGRVGARLAWNDKAERGDKLTRTNTFYVTADLLHEFKDPKAVTVGNTAVSEAWAKQTWAELGVGAQLPLSKAAYLYGGVQYQRSLSGTSREGVSGQLGVRVAW; encoded by the coding sequence GTGAATAAAACATTTCGCAGCATCTGGAACGAGGCACTGGGCGCGTGGGTTGCGGCCAGCGAGGTGAGTGCCGCGCGCGGCAAGAAGTCGTCGGGTACCGTGCTGGCCGCAGGCCTCTTGGCGGCGGTCGCTTACGGCGGCGCATCGTCCGCCTGGGCGGCCAACGAGTGCGGAGCTGTCGCCGTTGGTGGAACCGTCATCTGCAACGGTGATGGAACGCCAGTGGGGGACGCCAACCCGAACACCACCGGCATTGCGTATGGCACCGACGGCATCACCGTCATCGTGGACGGCACCGCGGCGCCCTTCACCATCACGCCGGTCACCGCGCCGACAACCGCCAATGGCGTCTATTCGGGCGGTGGCGGCACCGGCAACCGACGGATCGAAGTCAATGGCCCGGTCACGATCAATGTGACCACCCCGGCGGGCAATCCTGTGTCCGGTGCCGCCTGGGCTGTGCTGGCCAACTCACTCGCGAGCGGCGCCGGCGGTGATGCGAGCATCGTCATCAATGGTGCGAACATCACCAGCAAAGGCGAGAACGCTCTGGGCGTCGCCACCAGCGTCGTGGGTAGCGGCAATGCAACCTCGATCCTCAACAGCGGTTCCATCTCCACCACGGGCACGCAAGGTTCAGGGGTCGGTCTGTTTGCAGAAACGCACGGCATCGGCACGGCGACGGTCACGGTGAACGGCGGTTCGATCAGTACCGGCACTGCGGCAGGCGGGTCGCACGCGGCTTACGCCTTGGCGCGCGGCAATGGCAATGCTGTCGCAACCATGACGGGCGGTACTGCCACCACGCAGGCTTTGAATAACTCGGTCGTTGTGGCCCAGACATTGGGCTCCGGCATTGCTTCCGCCACCATTTCTGGCGGCACGGCGACGACGAACGGCGCCAGCTCGACCGTCATCGCAGTCGGCTCAGGGTCTGGCGACGCGATTGCTAGCCAGACGGGAGGGACGGTGATCGCCAACGGCGCGGGCGGCGTCGGACTGGCCTCGTTGGCCACCGGCACGGGCGCCGCGACCGCTTCGATGACGGGTGGCAGTATTGCGACGCAAGGCAGCAATGGCTACGGAATCTGGGCCGAGGTCCTGAACTCGGCCAGCACGGCCGCGGCGACGGCAACCATGGATGCCGCAGCTTCGACGATCACCACCACCGGCACCTCCGGCTCTGGTATCTACGCACGCAACGACGGCGATGGCACGGCCACGGCCACGCTGCTGAACGGCCGCATCAGCACGGCGGGCACCTACGGCTACGGGCTCTATGCCGGCACATTGGGGGCCGGCAATGCCGTCGCCAGTTCCTCGGCGGGCACTTCCATTCAGACCAGCGGTACCGACGGCGCAAAGGGGATCCTTGCTCATGCCATGGGCACCGGCAATGCGACAGCGATGAACGGTGGAACCGTGCTGACGACCGGCGCCTCGGGTATCGACGGCAACTTCGGCGTTTACGCATTGGCTACGGGCGGCAGCGCCAACGCGGGCAATACCGGAACCATCACGACCGGTGGCACATTCGGCTACGGCGTCTATGCAGTGACCACCGGCAATGGCACGGCAACGGCCACCTCGAGCGGCGCTATCACGACGAACGGTCCCTACTCCACCGGGATCGGTGCGCATGTCGACAATTTCGATTCGTCAAAGCACGGCACGGCGATTGCGACGCTCCAGGCCGCAGGAACCGTCGCGACGAATGGGTCTCCCTACGGCATTGGCGTTTTTGCTGACGTCATGGGCTATGGGGATGCGATTGCCACCAACCAGGGGGCCATCGCGACCAAGGGGCAGTTCGCGAATGGCACGGCAGCCCGCGTGCTTTATGGTGCAGGTGACGCCACGGCCGTGAATCAAGGGACGATATCCACCACGGGTATCGCAGCCCAAGGCATCCAGGCAGCAGTTGATCAGGGCGCTGTGGGCAATGCAACGGCATTGAACACAGGGACGGTCACAACGGTTGGCCAGGATTCGGTTGGTATTTCAGCGAACGTCGGAACTGTGACCAGCACCTCGACGGCGACGGTGATCATGAACGGCGGAACGGTCAGCACGTCGGGCAGCTCTGCCTCGGGCATCGTCAGTTCCAACGCCGGCCTTGGCCTGGCTGCGGTTCAGATGAATGCGGGCACTGTGGCAGCCACCGGCCTTAATGCCGACGGCCTGCGCGCCGCCTCCGCTGGGGGCACCTACCAGGTCGACGTCACGGGCGGCAGCCTGACCAGCGGCAGCGGCCTGGCCGCGGCCATCCACACGACGGCAGCGGCAGGCGGCACCGTCAACATCGGCGCGGCCGCCACCGTCAACGGCGCCGCCTCCGGCATCGCGATTCGAGACGGCGACTTCGCCCAGACCGGCACCGACACCCTCGGCGGCAACGCCGTCGTCACCACCGCCGGCACCGTCACCGGCGACGCCATCCTCGGCCTGGGCAACGACAGCCTCGCGCTCACCGGCGGCCGCTTCAGCGGCAACATCTACGGCGACGACCGCGTGGCCAGCGCGGCCGACGGCAACGACAGCTTCACCTGGACCGGCGGCACGCTGTCAGGCGGCTTCTACGGCCAGAACGGTTCCGACACCGCCCTGGTGTCCGCCGCCGGCTACAACGGCAGCCAGGTCCTGGACGGCGGCGACGACGTCTCGGCCGCCGACGGCTGGGTCGACAAGCTCACCCTGCAAGGCGTCACCGCCACCGCGGGTGGCGACACCCTGCGCAACTGGGAAACCATCACCCTCGACAACACCCGCCTCACCCTCGCCGGCGCCCCGCTGGTGGTCGGCGCCGGAGCCGACGCCGGCGGTGCCCCCCTGGGCCTGTTCATTCAGCCCACCAGCAGCGTGTTCATGGGCCAGCCGGCCTTCAGCGTCACCGGCGACGTGCACAACGCCGGCCTCATCGACCTGCGCAACCCCGCCGGCACCCCCGGCAACCTGCTGAGCCTGTACGGCAACTACGCCGGCGCCAACGGCATCGTGCGCGTGAACACCGCCCTGGGCAGCGATGCCAGCGCCACCGACAAGCTGGTGGTCAACGGCAACACCAGCGGCACCTCGCGCGTGCTCGTGACCAATGCCGGCGGCGCCGGCGCCGCCACCATCAACGGCATCCAGGTGGTCCAGGTCACCGGCACCTCCTCGGAAGGCGACTTCACCCTGGCCGCCCCGGTGCAGGCCGGCGCCTACGAATACGGCCTGCACCGCGGCGGGCGCACCGACGGCGACGCCAACAGCTTCTACCTGAGCAGCGTCTACAACACGCCCAAGCCGGTGCCGGGCGTTCCGAGTCCGGCGCCTGTTCCGGTGCCGGCCCCCGAGGTGCTGCGCCCTGCCGTGGCCGGCTATGTGATGGGCCAGGTCGCCACCCAGGAATTGGGCCTGGGCCTGCTGGGCAGCCTGCACAAGCGCGTGGGCGAGCAGCAGACGCTCAAGTGGGACCACTGCGGCTGCGACGACAAGGCGCCCGCCGACCAGCTGTGGATGCGCCTGCATGCGCAGCGCCTGGACCTGGACGGCAAGCGCCAGTTTGGCTTCGAGCAGGAAATGCAGTACGTGCAGCTCGGCAAGGAGCTGGCGGTCCGCTACAGCGGCGACGCGGCCGACAAGTCGCGCAGCCACACCGGCCTTACCGCGGGTTACGGGCGCACCAGCACCCACTTCAGCGACCGCCGCCGCGGCGACGCCGGCATGGGCTACGACACCGGCAAGATGAAGGGCCAGATGGCCACGCTGGGCGCGTACCACACGCGCTACGCCGACAACGGCAGCTACCTCGACCTGGTCGGCCAGCTGCATGCGGTGCAGAACAAGTACACCGACAAGTACGGCGGCGAAGGCACGCAGAAGGGCACCGGCGCGGGGTTGAGCGTGGAAGTGGGCCGCCCCTGGCAGATCGGCGAGAGCCAATGGCTGATCGAGCCGCAGGCGCAGCTGAGCTACCAGGCGACGCGCTACCGCGGCTTTGCGGACAACGTGTCCACCGTGGACGGCTTCACCAGCCAGAGCCTGCGCGGCCGCGTGGGCGCACGCCTCGCCTGGAACGACAAGGCCGAGCGCGGCGACAAGCTCACGCGCACCAACACCTTCTACGTGACCGCCGATCTGCTGCACGAGTTCAAGGACCCGAAGGCCGTGACCGTCGGCAACACCGCGGTCAGCGAGGCATGGGCCAAGCAGACCTGGGCCGAGCTGGGCGTGGGCGCGCAGCTGCCGCTGAGCAAAGCGGCCTACCTGTATGGCGGCGTGCAGTACCAGCGCTCGCTCAGCGGCACGAGCCGCGAGGGCGTCTCGGGGCAGCTGGGCGTGCGGGTGGCGTGGTGA
- the xth gene encoding exodeoxyribonuclease III, with product MRIATWNVNSLTARLQHVLDWLIANPVDVLCLQELKMSDDKFPLDVLKSAGYECAVFGQKTYNGVAVLSLAPMRDVARNIGGFTDEQSRVIAATIETPAGPLRVVNGYFVNGQAPGTDKFEYKMGWLRALREWLRAEMAAHPNLVLLGDFNITPEDRDSYDPVGLKETIHHTTEEREEFRALLQLGLVDSFRLCEQPEKSYSWWDYRMLGYQKNRGLRIDHILVSEPLVPRVKGCIIDRVPRKWEKPSDHAPVVLDLDQGI from the coding sequence ATGCGTATTGCCACCTGGAACGTCAACTCTCTCACCGCCCGCCTGCAGCATGTGCTCGATTGGCTGATTGCCAACCCGGTCGACGTGCTGTGCCTGCAGGAGCTCAAGATGAGCGACGACAAGTTCCCGCTCGATGTACTCAAGTCGGCCGGCTACGAATGCGCGGTATTCGGCCAGAAAACCTACAACGGTGTGGCCGTACTGAGCCTGGCGCCGATGCGCGACGTGGCAAGGAACATCGGCGGCTTCACCGACGAACAGTCGCGCGTGATTGCGGCCACCATCGAAACACCCGCAGGCCCACTCCGCGTGGTGAACGGCTACTTCGTCAACGGCCAAGCGCCCGGCACCGACAAATTCGAATACAAGATGGGCTGGCTGCGCGCGTTGCGCGAATGGCTGCGCGCCGAGATGGCGGCGCATCCGAACCTGGTTCTGCTCGGGGACTTCAACATCACGCCCGAAGACCGCGACAGCTATGACCCGGTGGGCCTGAAAGAAACGATCCATCACACGACCGAGGAACGCGAGGAGTTCAGGGCGCTGCTCCAGCTTGGCCTGGTCGACAGCTTCCGCCTGTGCGAGCAGCCCGAGAAGAGCTATTCGTGGTGGGACTACCGGATGCTGGGCTACCAGAAGAACCGGGGCCTTCGCATCGACCACATCTTGGTGAGCGAGCCGCTGGTGCCGCGCGTCAAAGGGTGCATCATCGACCGCGTGCCGCGCAAGTGGGAAAAGCCAAGCGACCATGCACCCGTGGTGCTCGATCTCGACCAAGGAATTTGA
- the ntrC gene encoding nitrogen regulation protein NR(I), with the protein MKPIWIVDDDQSIRFVLEKALLREDLPTRSFTNTREVLAALELAADDEQQGPQVLVSDIRMPGGSGLDLLDKIKAKHPGLPVIIMTAFSDLDSAVSAFQGGAFEYLPKPFDLPRAVELIRRAVDESQREEVAEERMVAAPEMLGQAPAMQDVFRAIGRLSQSNVTVLITGESGSGKELVARALHKHSPRANGPFVAINTAAIPKDLLESELFGHERGAFTGAQTMRRGRFEQAEGGTLFLDEIGDMPFDLQTRLLRVLSDGHFYRVGGHNSVKANVRVIAATHQDLEQRVKLGGFREDLFHRLNVIRLRLPALRERGEDVPALTRHFLQVSARQLGVEPKRISDAALAKLASFSFPGNVRQLENICHWLTVMAPAQLIEAKDLPPEVMAAAAGVEAKAADTGVGTATLVQPAPLLSPSPERESAPASAAPEASTEGLVGASSWESGLEMEAQALLAAGRTDVWDALSRRFESRLILTALANTRGRRIEAAQKLGIGRNTITRKIQELGIE; encoded by the coding sequence ATGAAGCCGATCTGGATAGTTGATGACGACCAATCGATCCGCTTCGTGCTGGAGAAGGCCTTGCTGCGCGAAGACCTGCCCACGCGCAGCTTCACCAACACGCGCGAGGTGCTGGCCGCCCTCGAACTCGCCGCCGACGACGAACAGCAGGGCCCGCAGGTCCTGGTGAGCGACATCCGCATGCCCGGCGGCTCCGGGCTCGACTTGCTCGACAAGATCAAGGCCAAGCACCCCGGCCTGCCCGTCATCATCATGACGGCGTTTTCCGACCTCGACAGCGCCGTTTCGGCGTTCCAGGGCGGTGCCTTCGAATACCTGCCCAAGCCCTTCGACCTGCCGCGTGCCGTCGAGCTCATCCGCCGCGCCGTCGACGAAAGCCAGCGTGAGGAAGTGGCCGAGGAGCGCATGGTGGCCGCGCCCGAAATGCTGGGCCAGGCGCCCGCCATGCAGGACGTGTTCCGCGCCATCGGCCGCCTCTCGCAAAGCAACGTGACGGTGCTCATCACCGGCGAATCGGGCTCGGGCAAGGAACTGGTGGCGCGCGCGCTGCACAAGCATTCGCCGCGCGCCAACGGCCCCTTCGTCGCCATCAACACCGCGGCCATTCCCAAGGACCTGCTGGAGAGCGAACTCTTCGGCCACGAGCGCGGCGCCTTCACCGGCGCGCAGACCATGCGGCGCGGCCGCTTCGAGCAGGCCGAAGGCGGCACGCTCTTTCTCGACGAAATCGGCGACATGCCTTTCGACCTTCAGACCCGCCTCTTGCGCGTGCTGAGCGACGGGCATTTCTACCGCGTGGGCGGCCACAACTCGGTCAAGGCCAACGTGCGCGTGATTGCGGCCACGCACCAGGACCTGGAGCAGCGCGTGAAGCTCGGCGGCTTCCGCGAAGACCTGTTCCACCGCCTCAACGTGATTCGCCTGCGCCTGCCCGCGCTGCGCGAGCGCGGCGAAGACGTGCCCGCGCTCACGCGCCACTTCCTGCAGGTGAGTGCGCGCCAGCTTGGCGTCGAGCCCAAGCGCATCTCCGATGCGGCGTTGGCCAAGCTCGCATCGTTCAGCTTCCCCGGCAACGTGCGCCAGCTCGAGAATATCTGCCACTGGCTCACCGTCATGGCGCCAGCCCAGCTCATCGAAGCCAAGGACCTGCCGCCCGAGGTCATGGCCGCCGCAGCCGGCGTGGAAGCAAAAGCCGCGGATACAGGCGTCGGCACGGCAACTCTCGTGCAACCCGCACCGTTGCTGTCGCCGAGCCCCGAGCGTGAATCCGCTCCGGCGAGCGCCGCGCCGGAAGCCAGCACTGAAGGCCTCGTGGGCGCCAGCAGTTGGGAGAGCGGCCTTGAAATGGAAGCCCAGGCGCTGCTGGCCGCCGGTCGCACCGACGTCTGGGACGCGCTTTCGCGCCGCTTCGAGTCGCGGCTCATCCTCACCGCCCTGGCCAACACCCGCGGCCGCCGCATCGAAGCCGCTCAAAAGCTGGGCATCGGACGCAACACCATCACCCGGAAGATCCAGGAACTGGGCATCGAATAG
- the glnL gene encoding nitrogen regulation protein NR(II): protein MAFGKKAAGATPRFQPFDLLSTLIAVVSTNGSVLFANAALEDALGTSRRTLEGSQFGACFHEPHVLRTAIDGARSNDFATLRYEAFLRRVNHELMPVQVTLAQGDKSGELVIEMSPLEQQVRQDREERLLDQAQANKELIRNLAHEIKNPLGGIRGAAQLLQMEVESRDLIEYTQVIIHEADRLQTLVDRLLAPHRRPHVVGDVNIHEVCERVRSVILAEFPRDLHIERDFDVSIPEFRGDREQLIQATLNIVHNAAQALAERRAAGDAQITFKTRIARQVIFNKQWYRLALELHVIDNGPGVPDTIKDRIFYPLVSGREGGTGLGLTLAQTFVQQHHGVIECDSVPGRTDFKILIPLP, encoded by the coding sequence ATGGCATTCGGGAAGAAGGCGGCCGGCGCCACGCCGCGCTTTCAGCCCTTCGATCTGCTGTCCACGCTGATTGCCGTGGTCAGCACCAACGGTTCGGTGCTGTTCGCCAACGCGGCCCTCGAAGACGCGCTGGGCACATCGCGCCGCACCCTCGAAGGTTCTCAGTTCGGCGCCTGCTTTCACGAGCCGCACGTGCTTCGCACCGCCATCGACGGCGCGCGCAGCAACGACTTCGCCACGCTGCGCTACGAAGCCTTCCTGCGCCGCGTCAACCACGAGCTGATGCCGGTGCAGGTCACCCTGGCGCAGGGCGACAAGTCGGGCGAGCTCGTCATCGAGATGTCGCCGCTCGAGCAGCAGGTGCGCCAGGACCGCGAGGAACGCCTGCTCGACCAGGCGCAGGCGAACAAGGAACTCATCCGCAATCTCGCACACGAAATCAAGAACCCGCTGGGCGGCATTCGCGGCGCGGCGCAGCTGCTGCAGATGGAGGTGGAGTCGCGCGACCTCATCGAATACACCCAGGTCATCATTCACGAAGCCGACCGGCTGCAGACGCTGGTCGACCGCTTGCTGGCGCCGCACCGGCGCCCGCACGTGGTGGGCGACGTCAACATCCACGAAGTCTGCGAGCGCGTGCGCTCGGTCATTCTTGCGGAGTTTCCGCGCGACCTGCACATCGAGCGCGACTTCGACGTGTCGATTCCCGAGTTTCGCGGCGACCGCGAGCAGCTGATCCAGGCCACGCTCAACATCGTGCACAACGCGGCGCAGGCCCTGGCGGAGCGCCGCGCGGCGGGCGACGCGCAGATCACTTTCAAGACCCGCATCGCCCGACAGGTGATATTCAATAAGCAGTGGTATCGATTGGCACTGGAATTGCATGTCATCGACAACGGACCGGGTGTGCCGGACACGATCAAGGACCGCATCTTCTATCCGCTCGTATCGGGAAGGGAAGGCGGGACAGGGCTTGGATTGACGCTCGCACAAACTTTTGTGCAACAGCATCACGGCGTGATCGAGTGCGACAGTGTCCCGGGCCGAACCGATTTCAAGATACTGATACCGCTGCCCTAG